The sequence below is a genomic window from Fibrobacter sp. UWB10.
TCATTATCCGCCAAGCGTTGCTGATTCTGATTATCTATTCTGCCATTTTCTCGGTGGCCGCCTCTTACGCTTTGTACCGTGCCTTTATTTACGGCTACGATATTTACGATGGTGTGGCGCAACTCAAGGATGCCCAGCCTGAAATGAGTAAGTACATGGAAGCTCTGCGCGATTCGAATCCGAATATCGAAATCAAGCATACCTATGTGCCGCTCGATTCTATTAGCCCGTACCTGCGCAAGGCTGTTATTGCAAGCGAAGACGCCGGATTCTATTTCCACCCGGGCTTTGACATTCGTGCCATTGCAGAAGCCTTGGATGCAAACCAGATAGCAGGGAAGACCAAGTTCGGAGGCTCTACGATTACGCAGCAGCTTGCGAAGAACCTGTTCTTGAGCGGGGAACGTTCCTTCAGCCGCAAGTTCAAGGAACTCGCATACGCCTTGTTGATGGAGCATGAACTCGGCAAGGACCGCATTCTGGAACTGTACTTGAATTACGCCCAGTGGGGAAAAGATATTTTCGGCTGCCAAGAAGCCTGCCGCACCTATTACAAGAAGAGTTGCGCCAAGTTGAGTGTAGACCAGGCAATCAACCTGGCTGCCATGCTCGCAAGCCCGGGCAAACACCACCCGCACATGCGCGAAAGCCAATTCATGGCCAAGCGCCGTGCCGTGATTTACCAGAACATGTTCCCCAAGAAGGACAGCGTGCTGGTGGATTCATTGCGCCAGCTGATGGCCCCGCCGCCGAAAGACAGCTCCGCCAAGGGCTCCAAGGCATCGGAAAAATCTATAGAAAAAGGCTCGGCTAAAAACCTGGACAAAAAGCCCGAAAAGGCTGCGGAGAAAAATTCGTCGAAGACCTCTGAAAAGTCAGCGAAAGCTCCCGCGAAAGCCTCTACAAAAAAGAAATAAAAGTTTCTATATTTGACTTGTCTAAAATTTTCTTAAAGGACGCTAAAAATGGCTAAGAAAGAATCCAAGAAGAAGGTTGTCCTCGCTTATAGCGGTGGACTCGATACTTCCATCATCATCCCCTGGCTCAAGGAAAACTACGACTGCGAAGTGATCGCTTTCGCTGCCGACCTCGGTCAGAACGACTTCCCGGACGCTAAGGCCCTCGAAGACAAGGCTCTCAAGACTGGCGCTTCCAAGTGCTACGTTCTTGACCTCAAGAAGGAATTCCTTGAAGACTACGTTTGGCCGACCGTTCGCGCCGGTGCCAAGTACGAAGGTACCTACCTCCTGGGTACTTCTTTCGCCCGTCCGCTCATCGCCAAGTACCAGGTTAAGATTGCTGAAAAGGAAGGTGCCTACGCTGTTGCTCACGGTGCTACCGGTAAGGGTAACGACCAGGTCCGTTTCGAACTGACCTACGCCGCTCTCAACCCGAAGCTCGAAATCATCGCTCCGTGGAAGGACCCGAAGTGGACGTT
It includes:
- the mtgA gene encoding monofunctional biosynthetic peptidoglycan transglycosylase — protein: MDKVKLYFGKVKDFFKWFVGTKFAKVAGFILKWLYRTINFIIRQALLILIIYSAIFSVAASYALYRAFIYGYDIYDGVAQLKDAQPEMSKYMEALRDSNPNIEIKHTYVPLDSISPYLRKAVIASEDAGFYFHPGFDIRAIAEALDANQIAGKTKFGGSTITQQLAKNLFLSGERSFSRKFKELAYALLMEHELGKDRILELYLNYAQWGKDIFGCQEACRTYYKKSCAKLSVDQAINLAAMLASPGKHHPHMRESQFMAKRRAVIYQNMFPKKDSVLVDSLRQLMAPPPKDSSAKGSKASEKSIEKGSAKNLDKKPEKAAEKNSSKTSEKSAKAPAKASTKKK